From Myxococcales bacterium, the proteins below share one genomic window:
- a CDS encoding 1-acyl-sn-glycerol-3-phosphate acyltransferase gives MSTGEGVVERLAARAFERMTVDDAWARRVREADARGTAVYVLRNVSVVDYFALDVLTKKLGLPRVRFANDHGLAALSPTPRGLWERVVPRDDASYARELADVLARGHSAALFLKRPPSLLEPPPIVSGRSRAALLPTRGRTEGDAYLRALLDAQRERTRDGSQPILLVPQVFVWSKHPDSAEQGVVDALFGPREWPGRLRTLAQFLLNYQHVILRAGEPLDLAQFLATEGPGSSDEVLVRRLTYALLRRLERERRAVVGPSKKPLDRLRDEVVRSPKLARTIVELAGEGNKERRALTARAHAMLRKLESAQDMNAVRVMDAAFDATLAKMYSDVEVDVTGLERLKQASKDGTLVLLPSHKSHVDYIILTRVFYHARMPAPVIAAGDNLSFFPLGPILRRGGAFFIRRSFKGDRLYGAVVDAYVRRLILDGQSLEVFLEGGRSRTGKLLSPKLGLLSMIVDGALAAGKRVYFCPISIGYERIVEEKSLVRELTGGEKRKEDVRGLLRAMETLAGRYGKLNVQFGEPVTMEAVLAEVDSQRSRGDSLPPSHVLREGELSPARKRAMVTRLAYRTMNEIDRVTAATPGAIVATALLSHGRRGIEDGDLLALATRVFELLSRFGARFSPSASSDGRVVRISGLREATELFFRAGHLDVKTPGIPAEREARERTRLSGLPFAPRETGPRPGPGAFYVVRDERRHLLDLSKNGVVHHFVSRGLLATALFAQEGPPMTEEALSGRVLALSRLFKHEFSFRADAPFERIFDETLASMIDHGEIVRIDGGELTVGAGQAGADTRLYASILRPFVEGYRIAARALVALVKGPVAPKELGKRALALGDRMFLGGEIERKEAVSRALFDNAFQAFVDQGVLSREDGKLRLAESFARADAAQAIEGKIAGYLGRSSVA, from the coding sequence GTGAGCACGGGCGAAGGGGTCGTCGAGAGGCTCGCCGCCCGCGCGTTCGAGCGCATGACGGTCGACGACGCGTGGGCGCGCCGTGTGCGCGAGGCCGACGCGCGTGGCACGGCCGTCTACGTTCTCCGGAACGTCTCGGTCGTCGACTACTTCGCCCTCGACGTGCTCACGAAGAAGCTCGGCCTGCCGCGCGTCCGCTTCGCGAACGACCACGGCCTCGCCGCGCTCTCCCCCACCCCCCGCGGGCTGTGGGAACGTGTCGTCCCCCGGGACGACGCCTCCTACGCCCGCGAGCTCGCGGACGTGCTCGCCCGGGGCCACTCGGCGGCGCTCTTCTTGAAGCGCCCCCCGTCGCTCCTCGAGCCGCCGCCGATCGTGTCGGGCCGGTCCCGCGCGGCGCTCTTACCGACGCGCGGCCGCACCGAGGGCGACGCGTACCTTCGTGCCCTGCTCGACGCCCAGCGCGAGCGCACGCGGGACGGTAGCCAGCCGATCTTGCTCGTGCCCCAGGTCTTCGTCTGGTCGAAGCACCCCGACAGCGCGGAACAAGGCGTCGTCGACGCGCTCTTCGGCCCACGCGAGTGGCCCGGAAGGCTGCGCACCCTCGCCCAATTTCTACTTAACTATCAACACGTTATCCTTCGCGCGGGCGAGCCTCTGGACCTCGCGCAGTTCCTCGCGACCGAGGGCCCCGGCTCGTCCGACGAGGTGCTCGTCCGAAGGCTCACGTACGCGCTCCTCCGCCGCCTCGAGCGCGAGCGCCGCGCGGTGGTCGGCCCGAGCAAGAAGCCGCTCGATCGCCTCCGCGACGAGGTCGTCCGGAGCCCGAAGCTCGCGCGCACGATCGTGGAGCTCGCCGGCGAAGGCAACAAGGAGCGCCGCGCGCTCACGGCCCGCGCCCACGCGATGCTGCGAAAGCTCGAGTCGGCCCAGGACATGAACGCGGTGCGCGTCATGGACGCCGCCTTCGACGCGACCCTCGCCAAGATGTACTCGGACGTGGAGGTCGACGTCACGGGGCTCGAGCGGCTCAAACAAGCCTCGAAGGACGGCACCTTGGTGCTGCTCCCGTCCCACAAGTCCCACGTCGACTACATCATTCTGACGCGCGTCTTCTACCACGCGCGCATGCCGGCCCCGGTCATCGCCGCCGGTGACAACCTCTCGTTCTTCCCGCTCGGGCCCATCTTGCGCCGCGGCGGGGCGTTCTTCATTCGCCGGTCGTTCAAGGGAGATCGCCTCTACGGCGCGGTGGTCGACGCGTACGTGCGAAGGCTCATCCTCGACGGGCAGTCCCTCGAGGTGTTCCTCGAGGGCGGGAGATCCCGCACGGGAAAGCTCCTCTCGCCCAAGCTCGGGCTCCTGTCGATGATCGTCGATGGCGCCCTCGCGGCCGGAAAACGCGTCTATTTTTGCCCGATCTCGATCGGCTACGAGCGCATCGTCGAAGAGAAGTCGCTCGTCCGTGAGCTTACGGGCGGCGAGAAGCGCAAAGAGGACGTGAGGGGGCTCCTCCGCGCCATGGAGACCTTGGCCGGCCGGTACGGGAAGCTGAACGTGCAGTTCGGTGAGCCCGTCACCATGGAGGCCGTGCTCGCCGAGGTCGACTCGCAGCGGAGCCGCGGGGACTCGCTCCCCCCGTCCCACGTGCTCCGCGAGGGCGAGCTCAGCCCCGCACGCAAGCGGGCCATGGTGACGCGGCTCGCGTACCGCACCATGAACGAGATCGACCGTGTGACGGCCGCCACACCGGGCGCGATCGTCGCGACGGCGCTCCTCTCCCACGGTCGACGAGGCATCGAGGACGGCGATCTGCTCGCCCTCGCTACGCGTGTCTTCGAGCTGCTCTCCCGGTTCGGCGCGCGGTTCTCACCGAGCGCATCGTCGGACGGGCGCGTCGTGCGCATCTCCGGGCTCCGTGAAGCGACCGAGCTGTTCTTCCGCGCCGGGCACCTCGACGTGAAGACCCCGGGGATCCCCGCCGAGCGTGAGGCGCGCGAGCGAACGCGGCTCTCGGGCCTCCCCTTCGCGCCCCGAGAGACGGGGCCACGCCCGGGCCCTGGCGCGTTCTACGTCGTCCGCGACGAGCGCCGCCACCTCCTCGATCTCTCGAAGAACGGGGTCGTCCACCACTTCGTCTCCCGCGGGCTCCTCGCGACCGCGCTCTTCGCCCAAGAGGGCCCACCGATGACCGAAGAGGCCCTCTCGGGTCGCGTGCTCGCGCTCTCGCGGCTCTTCAAACACGAGTTCAGCTTCCGCGCCGACGCCCCCTTCGAACGCATCTTCGACGAGACGCTCGCCTCCATGATCGACCACGGCGAGATCGTGCGGATCGACGGCGGCGAGCTCACCGTGGGCGCAGGCCAGGCCGGCGCCGACACGCGCCTTTACGCGAGCATTCTTCGGCCCTTCGTCGAAGGGTACCGCATCGCCGCGCGCGCGCTCGTCGCGCTCGTGAAGGGGCCCGTCGCACCGAAGGAGCTCGGGAAGCGCGCGCTCGCGCTCGGCGACCGCATGTTCCTCGGCGGCGAGATCGAGCGAAAAGAGGCCGTGAGCCGCGCGCTCTTCGACAACGCGTTCCAGGCCTTCGTCGATCAGGGGGTGCTCTCGCGCGAGGACGGAAAGCTCCGGCTGGCCGAGAGCTTCGCCCGCGCCGACGCGGCTCAGGCGATCGAGGGGAAGATCGCGGGCTACCTCGGGCGTTCGAGCGTCGCATGA
- the mce gene encoding methylmalonyl-CoA epimerase yields the protein MFKVKKIDHVAVCVADIDAAAAKYKEALGLEGTVREVVASQKTEALLLPIGDSSLELIAPKGNEGLAKFLEKRGPGLHHVAVEVEGIEAALAFLKGIGVPLIDEAPRKGARGHKVAFVHPKATGGVLVELVEPDEQAHT from the coding sequence ATGTTCAAAGTAAAGAAGATTGATCACGTGGCCGTGTGTGTCGCCGACATCGACGCGGCGGCTGCAAAATACAAGGAAGCGCTCGGGCTCGAAGGCACCGTGAGGGAGGTCGTGGCCTCCCAGAAGACCGAGGCGCTCCTCCTCCCGATTGGGGACTCGAGCCTCGAGCTCATCGCGCCGAAGGGCAACGAGGGCCTCGCCAAGTTCCTCGAGAAGCGCGGGCCGGGCCTCCACCACGTGGCCGTCGAGGTCGAGGGGATCGAGGCCGCCCTCGCGTTCCTGAAGGGGATCGGTGTCCCGCTCATCGACGAGGCCCCCCGGAAGGGCGCACGCGGTCACAAGGTGGCGTTCGTGCATCCCAAAGCCACCGGCGGAGTCCTGGTCGAGCTCGTCGAGCCGGACGAGCAGGCGCACACCTGA
- a CDS encoding PEGA domain-containing protein, producing MSRTRMVSAGLALVMTATASAPAFAQPTPATPPTIPAKPAPAPAAKPAPAPQAAPAAKPAAAPTAPKAAPAPAAAKPADPKALVKSGDTKMKAGDFAGALADYQAADAVKPTPELAFAIAECHDKLLAFRDAVPAYERFLAATPPPAKLKDKVEPAQKRVAEIKGMPGKVHLESGPPNATVLVDQKPFAEKTPTDLDLPPGKHTIRVEAEGFEPAEREVDVLYAAKQDLSVELEKKAPPPPPPPPPVVAEAPKPAPPPPPPPPPPSKLPAYITGGIAVAALGVGTGFGIAALSKSSDFKDNPTTETADAGENAALVADMCFGVAITFGVTSAVLFLTKDAPKAAQVGAPAKVAAKPKAEAPRVSIVPPPYITPQGGGAGALIRF from the coding sequence ATGTCCCGCACTCGGATGGTCTCGGCAGGGCTGGCTCTCGTCATGACGGCGACGGCGAGCGCTCCGGCGTTCGCGCAGCCCACTCCCGCGACGCCCCCCACCATCCCGGCGAAGCCCGCTCCCGCCCCCGCGGCGAAGCCTGCTCCTGCGCCGCAAGCCGCGCCGGCCGCCAAGCCCGCGGCCGCCCCTACAGCCCCCAAGGCCGCCCCGGCCCCGGCTGCCGCGAAGCCCGCCGATCCCAAGGCGCTCGTCAAGTCGGGCGACACCAAGATGAAGGCGGGCGACTTCGCGGGTGCGCTGGCCGATTATCAGGCTGCCGACGCCGTGAAGCCCACCCCGGAGCTCGCCTTCGCGATCGCCGAGTGCCACGACAAGCTGCTCGCCTTCCGCGACGCCGTGCCCGCGTACGAGCGCTTCCTCGCCGCTACGCCGCCGCCCGCGAAGCTCAAGGACAAGGTCGAGCCGGCGCAGAAGCGTGTCGCCGAGATCAAGGGCATGCCGGGAAAGGTCCACCTCGAGTCGGGCCCGCCCAACGCGACCGTCCTCGTCGACCAGAAGCCCTTCGCCGAGAAGACCCCGACGGACCTCGACCTCCCCCCGGGTAAACACACGATCCGCGTCGAGGCCGAGGGCTTCGAGCCCGCCGAGCGCGAGGTCGACGTGCTCTACGCGGCCAAACAAGACCTCTCGGTCGAGCTCGAAAAGAAGGCACCCCCGCCGCCTCCGCCGCCTCCCCCGGTGGTGGCCGAAGCTCCCAAGCCTGCGCCGCCCCCGCCGCCTCCGCCGCCTCCCCCGAGCAAGCTCCCCGCGTACATCACGGGCGGCATCGCGGTCGCCGCGCTCGGCGTCGGGACCGGATTCGGCATCGCGGCCCTGTCGAAGTCGAGCGACTTCAAAGACAACCCGACGACCGAGACCGCCGACGCGGGAGAGAACGCGGCGCTCGTGGCCGACATGTGCTTCGGCGTGGCCATCACGTTCGGTGTGACGTCGGCGGTGCTCTTCCTCACGAAGGACGCGCCCAAGGCCGCCCAGGTCGGAGCCCCGGCGAAGGTCGCCGCCAAGCCCAAGGCCGAGGCGCCGCGCGTGAGTATCGTTCCCCCGCCCTACATCACCCCACAAGGCGGCGGCGCGGGTGCGCTGATTCGTTTCTGA